DNA from Aliarcobacter butzleri:
ATATACAAAAGACCAAAAAAGAAGTATCAAAGAGATTTTGGATGATTTAAGTAGCGGTCGAGTTATGGATAGACTTCTTTCAGGTGATGTTGGTTTTGGAAAAACAGAAGTTGCTATGAATGCCTTATTGGCAGTTATTTTAGACGGTTATCAAACTATATTTGTATGTCCAACAACACTTTTGGCAACTCAACACTATCATAGTATTCAAAAAAGACTTGAAAGTTTTGGGATAAGAGTTGCTAAACTTGATGGAAAAACAACAGCAAAAGAGAAAACAAGTATCAAAAAAGGTTTAGAAAACGCAGATATAAAACTTGTTATTGGAACACACTCTTTACTTGATATAAAAACTTCTAATTTAGCTTTAGTTATCATCGATGAAGAGCATAAATTCGGTGTAAAACAAAAAGAGAAATTAAAACAATTAAGAGAAGATGTACATATTTTTTCTATGAGTGCAACTCCAATTCCAAGAACTTTAAACTTAGCCTTATCAAAACTAAAAGGTATGAGTTCACTTCTTACACCTCCAAGTGAAAGATTGGGAGTGCGAACTTATGTAAAAGAGTACAGCGAAAAACTAATCAAAGAGATAATTTTAAGAGAAAAAAGAAGAGGTGGACAACTATTTTATGTTCACAATAACATAGCATCAATCGAAGCAAAGAAAAAAGATATAGAAGCAATAGTTCCAAATATCAAAATAGATATTATTCATTCTCAAATAAAACCAGAACAGGCTGAAAAGATCATAGAAGCCTTTGAAAACAAAGAGTTTGATATTCTTCTTGCAACTTCTATTGTTGAATCAGGAATTCACTTGCCAAATGCAAACTCTATTATAATTGATGGTGCAGATAGATTTGGAATTGCTGATTTACATCAACTTCGAGGACGAGTTGGACGAAGTAATAAAGAGGGATATTGTTATTATGTAGTTGAAGATAAAAAATCAATAACTGATGATGCAGTAAAAAGACTTGTAGCTTTAGAGTCAAACTCATATTTAGGAAGTGGAACTGCTTTAGCTCATCAAGATTTGGAAATCAGAGGTGGTGGAAATATCATAGGTGAAGCACAAAGTGGACATATCAAACAAATAGGATATGGTTTATATCTTAAAATGTTAGAAGATACTCTTGCAACTTTAAGTGGTGATGAAAAAAATGAGAAAAAAACAGTTGATATAAAACTAGCTATTTCAGCATATATTAGTGATGAATACATTAGTGAAGATAGAGTTAGACTTGAACTTTATAGAAGGTTAAGTAAGGCTAGTGATATTCAAGAAGTTTATTCTATTGAAGAAGAGATGGAAGATAGATTTGGAAAACCTGATATTGTTACAAAACAGTTTATTGAGTTGATTATCATAAAAATTTTAGCTTTAAAACTAGGTATTCAAACTATTAGTTCTTATGAGATGAATATTACATTTACAAAAGCTGATGATACAAAAGAGAGTATAAAATCACCATCAAAAGATGATGATGACATAATAAATACAACTTTAAGATATTTAAGAAAATAAAAGAAGAAACGATGAACTTACAATTTAAAGAACTACAAAAAGAAGATATAAAAGAAGTTATTCTTTTGATAAATGAAGCTTATCGAGGAGAAAAAAAAGATAAAGCTTGGACAACTGAATCTCATATATTAGATGGAATTAGAGTAAATGAAGATATGATGAAAGAGATTTTAGAAGAAAAAGAGACTAAAACATATATTGCAAAAGTTGATAATAAAATAGTTGGAACTATTCAGGTTAAACTTCAAGGAGAGAGTATTCACGTAGGGCTTTTTGCTGTTGATACAAAATCACAAGCAAGTGGAATAGGAAAAAAACTTTTAGAATTTGCAGAAAATAGTTCATCAAAACTTTGGCAAAAATCTACTTTTCTAATAGAGGTGATATCTACAAGAACAGAATTAATGCAATATTATATTAGAAGAGGATACCAAAATACAAATAGTTTTATAGAGTTTCCAAAGTCAGAACATTGGACACCAAATACAAATGAAGAACTTAAACTTTTAGTATTGAAAAAAACTATCTAAATTTCTATTTCACAAACAACTTGAGCATGATCACTTTGTTTTAAACTTCCATTGTGATTTTTTTGTAAATGTTTGTCAAAAACTTCATAAGAGCTGATTTTTTGAAGTTCTTTTGATACAAAAATATAATCCAAAATATTTCCTTTTCCAGCAAAATAGCTTGTAGGAGTTCGTTTTATTCCCTTAAATTCTGGATGAGGATTATAAATCTTTGGTTTATGTAAATAGTAAGCATCAAAGAGTAAATAGTCATCTTTTTTTAGATTTTTATTATAAAATCGTTTATTTGTAAGAGCATCAATTGTTATAGAAAACTCTTTGTCATTTAAGTCGCACATTAAAATCGTAGGAGTTTTATTTGATTTTATATCATAAAAAAGTATTTTGGCTTCATTAATTCTTTGTTTTAAAGATAAAGAATAGTTGTCTTTTAAAGCAACTTCAACTTTTTTTAGTTTATCTTCTAAAGTATCATTTTTTGTAAAAATATATTCAAATTCATTTTCTCTGTTTGATTTTAGATGTGTTATATAAACTGTTATATTTTTTTCATTTGGTAGAGAAATTATGGCTTTTATTGGGATTCTTGCAAACTTAAAACTTTTTGTATCTATTTTTTCTATATTTATTATTGGGAATTTTGAAGCAATTGCAACTGTTGTACTTATATAAACTTTTTCATTTTTTTTATCAACTTTTGCAAAATCCACAACTTCAAAGTATTTAAATCCAACTTCTAAACACAAATTTTTTAGTTCATCATTAGAGAAAACTTCTTGAAATCCTACAATATCACAATTCATAAGATTTAGTTGATTTTTACACCAAGCTATTTTTTCATTCCATTCTTCAGGTGTGAATTTTTCTTTTTTTGTATAAAAAGAGAATGGTGGAGAGCAAAATTGAAAAAGGTTAAATGTTCCGACTCTTAGTTTCATCTTGATATGTTAGCCAAACATTGTTAAGTTTTGATTAATATAAAATTTAAAAATCATTAAAAGCAAGATGCAATAATTTCATAATTAAAAAAAAGGAGTACAAAATGAAAAAAATAGTTTCAAGTTTAGTTATAACAAGTTTAGTTGCAGGAGCACTTTTTGCTGCAAATGGTGAAATGAAAAAAGATGATAAAAGATTTGATGCACCAAATTGTATGTATCAAAAAGATTTTAAAGGTCATATGCCTTTTTTTGGAAATGATGGTATTTTAGGATTAATCCATGAGTTAAATTTAACTTCTAAACAAAAAGAAGATATTAGAAAAATTATAGATGAAAGTAGAAAAGCTCAAAAATCTCCACTTGATGCATTCTCAAAAGATGGATTTGATAAAGAAAAATTTATTCAAATTGAGAATGAAAAAAGAGATTCTATGATAAAATCAAAAGCTGAAGTTATCGAAAAAACTTATGCTATCTTAGATGCTAAACAAAAAGAGCAACTAAAAGTTCTAATTGATTTAAGAAAAGAAAAAAGAGATAAAAAATAGGTTTTTTATAGATACTATTTAAAAGGATAAATTTTGATAAAAATTGCAATGATAGAAGATGATTTAGAGTTAGCAGAAGTTCTATGTCAATACTTAAAGCAATTCAATATTGAAGTTACAAATTACGAAGAGCCATATTTGGCTCTTAGTGCTTTAAAAATGAATAAGTATGATTTGATAATTTTAGATTTAACACTACCTGGAATGGATGGATTAGATGTTTGTAAAGAGATAGTTAAAAGTTTTAATATTCCTATTATTATTTCAAGTGCAAGAAGTGATATTACAGATAAAGTAACAGCACTTAAATTAGGAGCTGATGATTATTTGCCAAAACCTTATGACCCAAGAGAACTTGAAGTACGAATTAAAACAATTTTACGAAGATTTAATAACTCTCAAAGTAGTGAAGAAGATACAAAAAGTAAAATCTTTGTTTTAAATGAAGAAAAAAGAGAGATAACAAAAAACGGAAAATTTATAAAACTAACTGCTGCTGAATTTGAAGTTTTATCTTTATTGATAAAAAGAGAAGGTTTTGTAATAAGTAGAGAAGATATTTTTGAAAATTCTGATCTTTTAAATCAGGATTATGAAAGTTCAGGTTCTTTGGCTGTTATTATAAATAGAATTAGACACAAAATAGAAGATAATTCAAAAGAATCAAAATATCTTCATACAATTAGAGGAATGGGATACAAATTTATACAATGATAAATAGACAATCGATTTTTTTTACTATTTTAATAAGCTTTCTTATCTCTATTTTATTGGTAATAATTAGCTTTATAATTATTTTAGCAAATAGCTACAAAGCACAAGAAGAACAAATCTATGATAGATATATTCCTATTTCAAAAATGATAAATAGAATTGAGTTTGATTTTAGTGAAGAGATTATAAAAAATTTTGAAGAGATGAATTATAAACTTTATATTGAAAAAAAAGAGATAAACAAAATAACAAATGATAAAAATATGAAAATATTTTCAGAAAGAATTCACCCTAAACATGGAGATATTTTTAGAATTCTAAAAAACAACACTGACTATTATTTGTATATGAAAGTTAGAGATAATGAAGTTTTAGTAAAAGACCAAAATGGTTTTAGTAACAGTAGACAAATATATATTATTTTAGTTTTTTCTATTTTACTTATTACAATTACAATTTTATATTTTATGTCTTTAAAAAAGTTGATGCCTTTAAAAGTTTTAAAAGATAAAGTAAAAAGTTTGGGTGATGAAAATTTTGATTTTGAATATAAAAATATTGAAGCTAAAGATGAGGTTTCTTCGCTTGCTATGGAGTTTAAAAAAACAAGTTTAAAACTAAAAAATCTAAAAGAAGCTAGAAATGTTTTTATTAGAAATATTATGCATGAACTAAAAACTCCTATAACAAAAGGTAAATTCTTAACTCAATTAGAACAAAATGAAGAGAATAATGAAAAATTAAAATCAGTATTTGATAGATTAGAATCTTTAATAAATGAGTTTGCAACAATAGAAGAACTTATATCTTCAACAAAAAATATAGAGAAAAAAGTATATTTTTTAGATGATATTATCGATAATGCAAAAGATATTTTGATGATAGAAGATGAAAAAGTTATTCAAAATTATGAAAATAAAAAAATAGA
Protein-coding regions in this window:
- the mfd gene encoding transcription-repair coupling factor translates to MKNIYEFLKNLKDEKRLKECQLLIVNDDRQAQIASDIVSYLGFKPFLLADFRANFGDDLLSFSEELHEITKTLGDFYSYKKQDKILISPIRTISYPLPKEKCFESFTINFADRLNLEELKSKLYNWGYYFVDIVTSEGEVSLRGDILDICPLGSDFGYRVSLFDDEVESIRKFDIEDQKSSKEEIESFSINPAFLALDEATFEEINEQIQTISSDAFIKDIHSLGFWYLGELGEYLPQKMSSFITQDALDELEEVYVFEEKRVNKDKFLLTPQIYNSKNYQEINPANVKEFISFHNDKKITIISGSEAKVKGYDLDLSDKNINYVFENYILNLVSDDEVIISLNKEVKKRRKKKVKLVLDELQYNDFVVHEKYGIGQYKGIEPVTVMGAKRDFVIIQYQGEDKLLVPVENLDLIDRYVADGNSYAVVDKLGKGSFAKLKEKVKDKLFAIANDIIKLAAARELVNGIKINTDKKVLEDFQKSAGFEYTKDQKRSIKEILDDLSSGRVMDRLLSGDVGFGKTEVAMNALLAVILDGYQTIFVCPTTLLATQHYHSIQKRLESFGIRVAKLDGKTTAKEKTSIKKGLENADIKLVIGTHSLLDIKTSNLALVIIDEEHKFGVKQKEKLKQLREDVHIFSMSATPIPRTLNLALSKLKGMSSLLTPPSERLGVRTYVKEYSEKLIKEIILREKRRGGQLFYVHNNIASIEAKKKDIEAIVPNIKIDIIHSQIKPEQAEKIIEAFENKEFDILLATSIVESGIHLPNANSIIIDGADRFGIADLHQLRGRVGRSNKEGYCYYVVEDKKSITDDAVKRLVALESNSYLGSGTALAHQDLEIRGGGNIIGEAQSGHIKQIGYGLYLKMLEDTLATLSGDEKNEKKTVDIKLAISAYISDEYISEDRVRLELYRRLSKASDIQEVYSIEEEMEDRFGKPDIVTKQFIELIIIKILALKLGIQTISSYEMNITFTKADDTKESIKSPSKDDDDIINTTLRYLRK
- a CDS encoding GNAT family N-acetyltransferase, which translates into the protein MNLQFKELQKEDIKEVILLINEAYRGEKKDKAWTTESHILDGIRVNEDMMKEILEEKETKTYIAKVDNKIVGTIQVKLQGESIHVGLFAVDTKSQASGIGKKLLEFAENSSSKLWQKSTFLIEVISTRTELMQYYIRRGYQNTNSFIEFPKSEHWTPNTNEELKLLVLKKTI
- a CDS encoding endonuclease/exonuclease/phosphatase family protein, translated to MKLRVGTFNLFQFCSPPFSFYTKKEKFTPEEWNEKIAWCKNQLNLMNCDIVGFQEVFSNDELKNLCLEVGFKYFEVVDFAKVDKKNEKVYISTTVAIASKFPIINIEKIDTKSFKFARIPIKAIISLPNEKNITVYITHLKSNRENEFEYIFTKNDTLEDKLKKVEVALKDNYSLSLKQRINEAKILFYDIKSNKTPTILMCDLNDKEFSITIDALTNKRFYNKNLKKDDYLLFDAYYLHKPKIYNPHPEFKGIKRTPTSYFAGKGNILDYIFVSKELQKISSYEVFDKHLQKNHNGSLKQSDHAQVVCEIEI
- a CDS encoding Spy/CpxP family protein refolding chaperone; this translates as MKKIVSSLVITSLVAGALFAANGEMKKDDKRFDAPNCMYQKDFKGHMPFFGNDGILGLIHELNLTSKQKEDIRKIIDESRKAQKSPLDAFSKDGFDKEKFIQIENEKRDSMIKSKAEVIEKTYAILDAKQKEQLKVLIDLRKEKRDKK
- a CDS encoding response regulator transcription factor gives rise to the protein MIKIAMIEDDLELAEVLCQYLKQFNIEVTNYEEPYLALSALKMNKYDLIILDLTLPGMDGLDVCKEIVKSFNIPIIISSARSDITDKVTALKLGADDYLPKPYDPRELEVRIKTILRRFNNSQSSEEDTKSKIFVLNEEKREITKNGKFIKLTAAEFEVLSLLIKREGFVISREDIFENSDLLNQDYESSGSLAVIINRIRHKIEDNSKESKYLHTIRGMGYKFIQ
- a CDS encoding ArsS family sensor histidine kinase — protein: MINRQSIFFTILISFLISILLVIISFIIILANSYKAQEEQIYDRYIPISKMINRIEFDFSEEIIKNFEEMNYKLYIEKKEINKITNDKNMKIFSERIHPKHGDIFRILKNNTDYYLYMKVRDNEVLVKDQNGFSNSRQIYIILVFSILLITITILYFMSLKKLMPLKVLKDKVKSLGDENFDFEYKNIEAKDEVSSLAMEFKKTSLKLKNLKEARNVFIRNIMHELKTPITKGKFLTQLEQNEENNEKLKSVFDRLESLINEFATIEELISSTKNIEKKVYFLDDIIDNAKDILMIEDEKVIQNYENKKIEVNFKLFSIAIKNLIDNAVKYSPNKEVTIKVENENIIFENMGKKLEAPFEKYFEPFFSSEDKSKNSFGLGLYIVYNIFKANGYILEYEHINGLNRFICKKG